Proteins encoded by one window of Anticarsia gemmatalis isolate Benzon Research Colony breed Stoneville strain chromosome 15, ilAntGemm2 primary, whole genome shotgun sequence:
- the LOC142978873 gene encoding uncharacterized protein LOC142978873 produces the protein MNVLHIFLLSCLIAVTVAQKVAGETNNDILDGQRRSTGGYGLLRPGYGSSGYPGYGGYNGYNGGYGGGYGGNYGGGYGNSGYGGPGYGGYPGQGGYPGGFGGGYGGAGYPSGFGGGYPGYGGYRPNRPGFDYNRPGYPGSNIGYQGNQYRPGYNQYRPGFDRPYSGNPAGNYFGGYGEDNFRLLGRKAGEIKESEEKA, from the exons ATGAATGTCTTG CATATATTTTTGCTGTCATGCTTAATAGCCGTGACGGTAGCACAGAAGGTGGCCGGAGAAACAAACAATGACATTTTAGATGGACAGAGGCGTAGTACTGGAGGCTATGGGTTGCTAAGACCCGGTTACGGATCATCCGGTTATCCGGGTTACGGTGGTTACAACGGTTACAACGGCGGGTATGGTGGCGGTTACGGCGGTAACTACGGCGGGGGTTATGGTAACTCCGGGTATGGTGGACCCGGTTATGGAGGATACCCGGGTCAAGGTGGATATCCCGGTGGTTTTGGTG GTGGATACGGCGGCGCAGGCTACCCAAGCGGCTTTGGAGGCGGATATCCGGGATACGGAG GTTATCGCCCCAACAGGCCAGGCTTCGACTACAACCGGCCCGGTTACCCAGGCAGCAACATCGGTTACCAGGGCAACCAATACAGACCCGGGTACAACCAATACCGGCCAGGTTTTGACCGGCCTTACTCCGGTAACCCAGCGGGCAATTACTTTGGCGGATATGGAGAGGACAACTTCAGGCTTCTAGGTAGAAAAGCGGGAGAGATTAAAGAGAGTGAAGAGAAGGCgtaa
- the Cog1 gene encoding conserved oligomeric Golgi complex subunit 1, whose protein sequence is MAQPNLLDIVPDQLFQTYSISDIDQVQKKLQYEIERKREELRAMVGERYRDLIHAADTIEEMKETTGSTLNHITEMMAACKNLHNTHLVGFKIDEKHSAAPSFQYNNSVHSISVQVKLLMEIPEKIWTSIEAEDYVKATQLFIMARHINTGLQLQIGGKTVKPGMHSLQRLVHQQWNSIANFNQTIIDVCRQKLQDVEISVEVACSCLISLYLLDSQTMVELLNTLIGLHSNSSLKSTLQFDLAQILEGDVKAQIKEKIVNGVKIVLKTVVLVYSCFVDNDGGAILSKLQDLFRKDSQPLIELVKFSDPSALKLLPPAITNYRLSTSKELQPLAKKEVTECVHQWNVWVKSFIDTNVHTLLHNITRVKVLHEIRDIAFKIDTPSNWSTICTSLDIPEVHVWCHYFQPLLTARVKAIIDSRWVKVYDAFKTQLLIDLTKVSSDSEVEKEADINWFVWKDLIGETVIESRADVIKVMNSLMKGMARQDRGYTPTLEKLCQSLDEELQKLLEDLRVYLYQDKKSTGVKDKLLFAYDEDDDTDQIYSDKNIIEMYLRDVSDNNIQSMLQYIKACFEEPTLQSSELQKKTTAIYTARFTQAISTLMVYLRKCYIPEERDCLGVVNIDDNALKRWNNICAVLKESCQFCWGKWVDIVMVKIEDLTKCLPQAFTLEANIDYLMMQWDVIKITEKDEEGNPIESTIKVPAGPSLKLQEYLYSISRILDEVVPHTLPVETHTLFIEKITSVTFAHYNKVIRENEMDINQRCALQLLMDVRHLTLLLVPRENKKSMEQSSEICEFLRQKIDPFDYDVFYPYIQTNLKRSVQRVQTLLGSLILHHGQLTGIIGTKPVLSGGSGDKAAGLLASGDSHWFSLLPVATPPSHMKKQDKPVKKKPVSSSPNKSRADITDLMSSSLPINFANARSGAASFFNSMTSDWFSGSS, encoded by the exons ATGGCGCAACCTAACCTATTGGACATAGTTCCTGATCAGTTGTTCCAAACTTATTCTATCAGTGATATAGACCAAGTGCAGAAGAAACTGCAATATGAGATTGAAAGGAAGAGAGAAGAACTACGGGCCATGGTCGG TGAGAGGTACCGAGACCTGATCCATGCGGCTGATACAATTGAGGAGATGAAAGAAACAACAGGAAGCACTCTGAATCATATTACAGAGATGATGGCGGCTTGTAAAAACTTACACAACACTCACTTAGTTGGCTTTAAGATTGATGAGAAGCATTCAGCAGCTCCGAG TTTTCAGTACAACAACTCTGTGCACAGTATATCTGTTCAAGTGAAGCTGTTGATGGAAATACCAGAGAAAATATGGACAAGTATTGAAGCAGAGGACTATGTGAAAGCTACACAACTGTTTATCATGGCAAGACATATTAATACAG GTTTGCAGCTACAGATCGGCGGTAAAACTGTCAAGCCTGGTATGCACTCACTACAGAGACTAGTGCATCAGCAATGGAACTCCATAGCTAACTTCAATCAGACCATCATAGATGTGTGCCGGCAGAAGCTGCAAGATGTTGAGATTAGTGTTGAG GTGGCATGCTCCTGCCTAATAAGTTTATATCTATTAGACTCTCAAACCATGGTGGAACTACTAAACACTCTAATTGGCCTGCATAGCAACAGCAGCTTGAAATCGACCCTACAGTTCGACCTTGCTCAAATATTGGAAGGAGATGTCAAGGCGCAGATAAAAGAGAAAATTGTGAATGGAGTTAAAATTGTGTTGAAGACTGTTGTGCTAGTGTATTCGTGTTTCGTTG ATAATGATGGTGGCGCGATTTTATCAAAGCTACAAGACTTGTTCAGAAAAGACTCTCAACCTTTGATCGAATTAGTCAAATTCAGTGATCCATCAGCATTGAAACTGTTGCCACCAGCCATTACTAATTATCG GCTATCAACGAGCAAGGAGCTACAACCTCTAGCCAAGAAGGAAGTGACCGAATGCGTGCACCAATGGAACGTTTGGGTGAAGTCTTTCATAGATACGAACGTACACACTCTACTGCACAATATAACTAGAGTCAAAGTACTTCATGAGATAAGAGATATCGCGTTTAAAATAG ATACGCCCTCAAACTGGTCAACAATTTGCACATCACTCGACATTCCCGAGGTACACGTATGGTGCCACTACTTCCAGCCGCTTCTAACTGCCCGAGTGAAAGCAATTATCGATAGTCGCTGGGTCAAAGTCTACGATGCCTTTAAAACCCAGCTCCTCATAGACCTGACTAAGGTCTCCTCAGACAGTGAAGTGGAAAAAGAAGCAGACATCAACTGGTTCGTGTGGAAAGACCTTATTGGTGAAACGGTGATCGAATCTAGAGCCGATGTTATCAAAGTTATGAATTCTTTGATGAAAG GTATGGCCCGTCAAGATCGTGGCTACACTCCAACCTTAGAGAAACTCTGTCAAAGCCTAGATGAAGAACTACAGAAGCTTCTAGAAGATTTAAGAGTGTATTTGTACCAAGACAAGAAGAGTACAGGTGTTAAAGATAAGTTATTGTTCGCGTATGACGAAGACGATGATACCGATCAAATATACAGCGATAAGAACATTATCGAGATGTATTTGAGGGATGTttctgataataatatacaaag TATGCTGCAATACATAAAAGCTTGTTTCGAAGAGCCGACTCTCCAATCGAGTGAACTGCAAAAGAAAACAACAGCCATATACACAGCACGTTTCACGCAAGCGATTTCCACCCTCATGGTATACTTACGCAAGTGCTACATTCCTGAAGAAAGAGACTGTTTAGGCGTTGTCAATATAGACGATAATGCCTTGAAGAGGTGGAATAACATTTGTGCAGTGTTAAAGGAAAGCTGCCAGTTTTGTTGGGGCAAATGGGTAGACATTGTAATGGTTAAAATAGAAGATTTGACCAAATGTTTGCCCCAAGCTTTTACTTTGGAAGCCAATATTGATTATTTGATGATG caaTGGGACGTGATCAAAATCACTGAAAAAGACGAAGAAGGCAATCCAATAGAATCTACAATAAAAGTTCCTGCTGGTCCATCCTTAAAACTACAAGAATATCTCTACTCAATCAGCCGAATACTTGACGAAGTAGTTCCTCACACATTACCTGTGGAAACCCACACGTTATTCATAGAGAAAATTACATCTGTCACATTCGCACACTACAACAAAGTCATAAGAGAGAACGAGATGGATATAAATCAGAGGTGTGCGCTTCAGTTGCTAATGGATGTAAGGCACTTGACCTTGTTGTTAGTGCCTCGAGAGAATAAAAAGTCTATGGAACAATCTAGTGAGATTTGTGAGTTTTTGAGGCAGAAGATAGATCCGTTTGATTACGATGTGTTCTATCCGTATATACAGACTAATTTGAAGAGGTCTGTGCAACGAGTACAG ACTCTCCTAGGCAGCTTGATCCTCCATCACGGTCAACTAACAGGCATTATAGGCACAAAGCCGGTGCTCTCTGGCGGTAGTGGAGATAAGGCGGCCGGGCTGCTCGCGTCGGGTGACTCTCACTGGTTCTCACTGTTACCCGTCGCCACACCTCCTAGCCATATGAAGAAACAGGATAAACCG GTTAAGAAAAAACCAGTATCATCCAGTCCAAACAAGTCAAGGGCGGATATAACAGACTTGATGTCAAGTTCCTTACCCATCAATTTCGCGAACGCGCGATCCGGCGCTGCTTCGTTCTTTAACTCAATGACTTCTGATTGGTTCAGCGGCTCcagttag